In Wenyingzhuangia fucanilytica, the following are encoded in one genomic region:
- a CDS encoding T9SS type A sorting domain-containing protein codes for MFLQTVFSFSQESVQHPTVDSYVHFSNPNQSYSSETVIKLKHSVSGNNDRLAVLQFSNLSEVPTTYQQVLLKLVQVEGDRGNVSLVGINPEFDNYITLNSLPSQEFTFAYGGVKRGEAYYIDVTEYVLNQLNSNNSVIAFKLFTNSLINSAMGFASSESTENRPELQFYTNKAYEIPLFDVHDTVTIDMVSKGEITGDVLKNHVQEDEVNNYGGWENGTFEATGFFRTEKDCDNTWHIIDPSGNVFYSAGLNTVDNGGLSQPEELKSLGLNTMGSWSDESIKNVAYTPRFNVMSNFKNSSNEIKEVYNLDILPVFEPTFQSFCNQLAQTELQPYLNDPWVLGYFLDNELLFHKDQLSLSLSLETSNAQYQAANTWMIDKYGVNYTTSNITEDDKLDYQGYVGETYFRIVSEAFKAVDPNHMLLGTRFHSGVKYMPKMFEAAGKYIDIISVNYYGSAQPEEEYMDMWLEESGKPFLITEFYVKGLDTPMENADGAGWDVATQSDRASWFENWMLKLLRNKGSVGFHWFRYLDKPTDGSNKGLYDKDYNLYQELGASVKKVSKAIYTLRSQMLYGNYNYNDCEANISILSDEIPVVLSPNFLVHPNPVSDVFRIDVASTSEIKIYDVSGSLLITKESIKRDTEIDISDLSSGLYFVEINKSGKKSVAKLIKN; via the coding sequence ATGTTTCTACAGACTGTGTTTTCTTTTTCTCAGGAATCAGTACAGCATCCTACTGTAGATTCTTATGTACATTTTTCAAACCCTAATCAAAGTTATTCTTCGGAAACCGTTATTAAATTAAAGCATTCTGTTTCGGGGAATAATGATAGACTCGCAGTTTTACAGTTTTCAAATCTTTCAGAGGTGCCTACTACTTACCAACAAGTTTTGTTAAAATTAGTACAAGTAGAGGGAGATAGAGGAAATGTAAGTTTGGTAGGAATCAACCCAGAGTTTGATAATTATATTACTTTAAATTCATTGCCTTCCCAAGAATTTACTTTTGCTTATGGAGGAGTAAAAAGAGGAGAGGCCTATTATATTGATGTTACAGAATACGTTTTAAATCAGTTAAATTCTAATAATTCCGTTATCGCCTTTAAATTATTTACCAATAGTTTAATAAACTCTGCTATGGGATTTGCTTCTAGCGAAAGTACAGAGAATAGACCCGAATTGCAGTTTTATACTAACAAGGCTTATGAAATTCCGTTGTTTGATGTACATGATACTGTTACCATAGATATGGTGTCTAAAGGTGAAATTACTGGTGATGTTTTAAAAAATCATGTTCAAGAAGATGAAGTAAATAATTATGGAGGTTGGGAAAACGGAACATTTGAGGCTACTGGTTTTTTTAGAACCGAAAAAGATTGTGATAATACTTGGCATATTATTGATCCATCAGGGAATGTTTTTTACAGCGCAGGTTTAAATACGGTTGATAATGGTGGTTTGTCACAACCTGAAGAACTTAAAAGTTTAGGTTTAAACACTATGGGATCTTGGTCTGATGAAAGTATTAAAAACGTGGCTTATACTCCTAGGTTTAATGTGATGTCTAATTTTAAAAATTCATCAAATGAAATTAAAGAGGTTTATAATTTAGATATACTTCCTGTTTTTGAACCTACTTTTCAAAGTTTTTGTAACCAATTAGCACAAACGGAGTTACAGCCTTATTTAAATGATCCTTGGGTTTTAGGGTATTTTTTAGATAATGAATTATTATTTCATAAAGATCAATTGTCATTAAGTCTAAGTTTAGAAACATCCAATGCACAATATCAAGCAGCCAATACTTGGATGATTGACAAATATGGTGTAAACTATACTACCTCAAACATCACAGAAGATGATAAACTAGACTATCAGGGCTATGTAGGGGAAACTTATTTTAGAATTGTTTCAGAAGCTTTTAAGGCTGTAGATCCAAATCATATGTTGTTAGGAACACGTTTTCATTCAGGAGTAAAATACATGCCTAAAATGTTTGAAGCCGCTGGAAAATATATAGACATTATTTCTGTAAATTATTATGGTAGCGCTCAGCCCGAAGAGGAATATATGGATATGTGGTTAGAGGAGTCTGGTAAACCATTTTTAATTACTGAGTTTTATGTAAAAGGATTAGATACTCCTATGGAAAATGCTGATGGAGCTGGTTGGGATGTTGCTACACAGTCTGACAGAGCGAGTTGGTTTGAGAATTGGATGTTGAAACTTTTACGTAACAAAGGAAGCGTAGGTTTTCACTGGTTTAGATATTTAGACAAACCAACTGATGGTTCTAACAAAGGTTTGTATGATAAAGATTACAATTTGTATCAGGAATTAGGAGCTTCTGTAAAAAAAGTGTCTAAAGCCATTTATACGCTAAGAAGTCAAATGTTATATGGTAACTATAACTACAACGATTGTGAGGCTAATATTTCTATTTTAAGCGATGAAATACCTGTGGTTCTTTCTCCAAATTTTTTAGTACATCCCAATCCTGTTAGTGATGTTTTTAGAATTGATGTGGCATCAACTTCTGAAATAAAAATTTATGATGTCAGCGGGAGCCTTCTCATTACAAAAGAGTCAATTAAAAGAGATACTGAAATAGATATTAGTGATTTATCATCAGGATTGTACTTTGTTGAAATCAATAAATCTGGAAAAAAATCAGTAGCAAAATTAATTAAGAATTAA